In Salinarimonas sp., a genomic segment contains:
- a CDS encoding DUF882 domain-containing protein — protein MTVQRPIRLRKRLSKGLFQGLACALVALGTLVAGTQGTQDAIANGDTRTLSVRQMHTGERLTVTFRRNGRYDRDALKQLNWIMRDWRRDEAREMDPRLYDTLWEVHRSARSSQPLHVVSAYRSPRTNEMLRQRSRGVARSSQHIEGKATDFYLPDVSASRLREIGMRLQRGGVGFYPRANTPFVHIDVGSVRHWPRMTRSQLSNLFPDGKTVHLPSDNRPLARYDQARREILAAGGVVAGEAGRQVAGLRTGGTRSLWSALFGDDEGEANADEAYAALPTNVSEIDQRYALLHQPSAPAPAPVAQPEPAPRAVAAAPAPTSAPAAAPTPPVAIAAATPAPLPPARPADAPAPSQGERSAIAALAEAAAETATEASFTPASEQTTVVAALPAPRPAEFGGAGTVAQLPAREDGPRLVWTAGPDGRPVGGETAPAEAAPVQVALAPVPPPRFDRAPSVVAAAAVPPASAQAPAVAAAFAPTPPVRTASAEAPFAAVASALGLRNGAPPTPATTASAERRQRSAAPALPETERDALRALFAARSLAPVAAPAPAVRVASASVRAGGPTGLVAIPAAGVALGFSRDGAALPANGFRAGPAVRRLATVD, from the coding sequence TTGACCGTTCAGCGCCCCATCCGGCTCCGCAAGCGCCTGTCCAAGGGCCTTTTTCAGGGTCTCGCCTGCGCGCTCGTCGCCCTCGGCACGCTCGTCGCGGGCACCCAGGGAACCCAGGACGCCATCGCCAACGGCGACACCCGCACCCTTTCCGTCCGGCAGATGCATACCGGCGAGCGGCTGACGGTCACCTTCCGCCGCAACGGGCGCTACGACCGGGACGCGTTGAAGCAGCTCAACTGGATCATGCGCGACTGGCGGCGCGACGAGGCGCGCGAGATGGATCCGCGCCTCTACGACACGCTGTGGGAGGTGCACCGCTCGGCGCGCTCCAGCCAGCCGCTGCACGTGGTCTCCGCCTATCGCTCGCCGCGCACCAACGAGATGCTGCGCCAGCGCTCCCGCGGCGTGGCGCGCTCGAGCCAGCACATCGAGGGCAAGGCGACCGACTTCTACCTGCCCGACGTCTCGGCCTCCCGCCTGCGCGAGATCGGCATGCGCCTGCAGCGCGGCGGCGTGGGCTTTTACCCGCGCGCCAACACGCCCTTCGTCCACATCGACGTCGGCTCCGTGCGGCACTGGCCGCGCATGACGCGCTCGCAGCTCTCGAACCTGTTCCCGGACGGGAAGACGGTGCACCTGCCCTCCGACAACCGTCCGCTCGCCCGCTACGACCAGGCCCGTCGCGAGATCCTCGCGGCGGGCGGCGTCGTCGCCGGCGAGGCGGGTCGGCAGGTCGCCGGGCTCCGCACCGGCGGCACGCGCAGCCTGTGGAGCGCGCTGTTCGGCGACGACGAGGGCGAGGCGAACGCCGACGAGGCCTACGCCGCGCTTCCGACCAACGTCTCCGAGATCGACCAGCGCTATGCGCTGCTCCATCAGCCGAGCGCTCCCGCCCCCGCTCCGGTCGCGCAGCCCGAGCCGGCGCCGCGGGCCGTCGCCGCCGCACCGGCGCCCACGTCGGCGCCCGCGGCCGCTCCGACGCCGCCCGTCGCCATCGCCGCCGCCACGCCCGCGCCGCTGCCGCCGGCACGCCCGGCCGACGCGCCCGCGCCGTCGCAGGGCGAGCGCAGCGCCATCGCCGCCCTCGCCGAGGCTGCCGCGGAGACGGCGACCGAGGCCTCGTTCACGCCCGCGAGCGAGCAGACGACCGTCGTCGCCGCCCTCCCCGCTCCGCGACCGGCCGAGTTCGGCGGCGCCGGGACCGTGGCGCAGCTGCCGGCGCGCGAGGACGGTCCGCGCCTCGTCTGGACCGCCGGCCCCGACGGCCGCCCGGTCGGCGGCGAGACGGCGCCGGCCGAGGCCGCGCCCGTGCAGGTCGCGCTCGCCCCGGTTCCGCCGCCGCGCTTCGACCGCGCGCCCTCCGTCGTCGCCGCCGCTGCGGTTCCGCCCGCTTCGGCGCAGGCGCCGGCCGTCGCCGCCGCCTTCGCGCCGACGCCCCCGGTCCGCACCGCGTCCGCCGAGGCGCCCTTCGCCGCCGTCGCCAGCGCGCTCGGCCTGCGCAACGGCGCGCCGCCGACGCCGGCCACCACGGCGAGCGCCGAGCGGCGCCAGCGCAGCGCCGCCCCCGCCCTGCCGGAGACCGAGCGCGACGCGCTGCGCGCCCTCTTCGCCGCGCGCAGCCTCGCCCCCGTGGCGGCCCCGGCCCCGGCCGTGCGCGTCGCGTCGGCGAGCGTGCGGGCGGGTGGGCCGACAGGCCTCGTCGCCATCCCCGCCGCGGGCGTCGCGCTGGGCTTCAGCCGCGACGGCGCCGCTCTCCCCGCCAACGGCTTCCGCGCCGGCCCGGCCGTGCGTCGCCTCGCGACGGTCGACTGA
- a CDS encoding methyl-accepting chemotaxis protein, producing MLNLEIGRLAGALDVFKTNAIEMERLRAAQEAERADADARRRASLDEIAGTLEEAVDRAAAALAEAAQQSESASGALASSVEVTAARSASAAEGTEESRAVMASVAAATEELAASLAEVTGQVRRAAAVSSEASRTAERTGETVSELSQAATRIEGVTRLIAEIAEQTNLLALNATIEAARAGAAGKGFAVVAAEVKSLADQTAKATEEISAQIAAIQETTSRAVGAVGEIGVVVREIDTISAAIAAAVDQQAGATGEIAHKVASAASGTDAVAENVAAMSAAAGEAGGAAVEAREAASRMRAQADALAARVGDFVRRLRAA from the coding sequence TTGCTTAATCTCGAGATCGGCCGGCTCGCCGGCGCGCTCGACGTGTTCAAGACCAACGCCATCGAGATGGAGCGCCTGCGCGCGGCGCAGGAGGCCGAGCGCGCCGACGCCGACGCGCGCCGCCGCGCGAGCCTCGACGAGATCGCCGGGACGCTGGAGGAGGCCGTCGACCGCGCCGCGGCGGCCCTGGCGGAGGCCGCCCAGCAATCCGAGAGCGCGAGCGGGGCGCTCGCCTCCTCGGTGGAGGTCACCGCCGCCCGCTCCGCCTCGGCGGCGGAGGGCACCGAGGAGAGCCGCGCCGTCATGGCGAGCGTCGCCGCCGCCACCGAGGAGCTCGCCGCCTCGCTCGCCGAGGTCACGGGCCAAGTGCGGCGCGCCGCGGCGGTCTCCTCGGAGGCCTCGCGCACGGCGGAGCGCACGGGCGAGACCGTCTCCGAGCTCAGCCAGGCGGCGACGCGCATCGAGGGCGTGACGCGCCTCATCGCCGAGATCGCGGAGCAGACGAACCTGCTCGCGCTCAACGCCACCATCGAGGCCGCCCGCGCCGGCGCCGCCGGCAAGGGCTTCGCGGTGGTGGCGGCGGAGGTGAAGTCCCTCGCCGACCAGACGGCCAAGGCCACCGAGGAAATCTCGGCCCAGATCGCCGCCATCCAGGAGACGACGTCCCGCGCCGTCGGCGCGGTCGGCGAGATCGGCGTGGTGGTGCGCGAGATCGACACGATCTCCGCGGCCATCGCAGCCGCCGTCGACCAGCAGGCCGGCGCCACCGGCGAGATCGCCCACAAGGTCGCCTCCGCCGCCTCCGGCACCGACGCCGTCGCCGAGAACGTCGCCGCCATGTCCGCCGCGGCGGGCGAGGCGGGCGGCGCGGCGGTGGAGGCCCGCGAGGCCGCGAGCCGCATGCGCGCCCAGGCCGACGCCCTCGCCGCCCGGGTCGGCGATTTCGTCCGCCGCCTGCGCGCGGCCTGA
- a CDS encoding carboxymuconolactone decarboxylase family protein, with the protein MSSALPPLLPLVSDADAAPAARAVFDDIRATRKSDFVNNFWRALAHDPELLRRTWEGVKAVMAPGALDPLTKELIYLAVSATNGCEYCTYSHTAAARAKGADDAMILEALAVAAKANETNRLANGLRVPVDEAFLPPPSL; encoded by the coding sequence ATGTCCAGCGCCCTGCCCCCGCTCCTCCCCCTCGTCTCCGACGCGGACGCCGCGCCCGCGGCGCGCGCGGTGTTCGACGACATCCGCGCCACCCGCAAGTCCGATTTCGTCAACAATTTCTGGCGGGCGCTGGCGCACGATCCCGAGCTGCTGCGGCGGACCTGGGAGGGGGTGAAGGCGGTGATGGCGCCCGGCGCCCTCGACCCGCTGACGAAGGAGCTGATCTACCTCGCCGTCTCCGCCACCAACGGGTGCGAATACTGCACCTACAGCCACACCGCCGCCGCCCGCGCCAAGGGCGCCGACGACGCCATGATCCTCGAGGCGCTCGCCGTCGCCGCCAAGGCCAACGAGACCAACCGTCTCGCCAACGGGCTGAGGGTGCCGGTGGACGAGGCGTTCCTGCCCCCTCCTTCCCTGTAG